A stretch of Chroicocephalus ridibundus chromosome 24, bChrRid1.1, whole genome shotgun sequence DNA encodes these proteins:
- the ANKRD52 gene encoding serine/threonine-protein phosphatase 6 regulatory ankyrin repeat subunit C yields the protein MGILSITDQPPLVQAIFNRDIEEVRSLLNQKENINVLDQERRTPLHAAAYIGDVAILELLILSGANVNAKDTVWLTPLHRAAASRNEKALHLLLKHSADVNARDKYWQTPLHVAAANRATKCVEAIIPLLSTVNVADRTGRTALHHAVHSGHLEMVNLLLNKGASLSTCDKKDRQPIHWAAFLGHLEVLKLLVARGADVMCKDKKGYTLLHTAAASGQIEVVRHLLRLGVEIDEPNSFGNTALHIACYMGQDAVANELVNYGANVNQPNEKGFTPLHFAAVSTNGALCLELLVNNGADVNFQSKEGKSPLHMAAIHGRFTRSQILIQNGSEIDCADKYGNTPLHVAARYGHELLISTLMTNGADTARRGIHDMFPLHLAVLFGFSDCCRKLLSSGQLYSIVSSLSNEHVLSAGFDINTPDNLGRTCLHAAASGGNVECLNLLLSSGADLRRRDKFGRTPLHYAAANGSYQCTVTLVTAGASINEADCKGCTALHYAAASDTYRRAETHSGNSHDTDEEPLKESRLKEAFFCLEFLLDNGADPSLRDKQGYTAVHYAAAYGNRQNLELLLEMSFNCLEDVESTIPVSPLHLAAYNGHCEALKTLAETLVNLDVRDHKGRTALYLATERGSTECVEVLTSHGASALVKERKRKWTPLHAAAANGNTDSLHLLIDSGERADITDVMDIHGQTPLMLAIMNGHVDCVHLLLEKGSTADAADKRGRTALHRGAVTGCEDCLAALLDHDAFVLCRDFKGRTPIHFASACGHLEILRTLLQAALSTDPLDSVVDYSGYSPMHWASYSGHEDCLELLLEHNPFAYLEGNPFTPLHCAVINNQDGTAEMLVEALGAKIVNSRDAKGRTPLHAAAFADNIHGLQLLLRHQAEVDTTDKLGRTPLMMASENGHTAAVEFLLYQAKANITVLDVNKNTALHLACSKGHEKCALLILGETQDLGLINASNSALQMPLHIAARNGLASVVQALLSRGATVLAVDEEGHTPALACAPNKDVADCLALILSTMKPFPPKDAISSFSFNLLKNCGIAAKTAACGALPNGGACPYSKDRHNAIGLDGCYSE from the exons CCTCCTCTGGTCCAAGCCATCTTCAACCGCGATATAGAGGAGGTGCGGTCGTTGCTGAATCAGAAGGAGAACATTAATGTACTG GACCAAGAAAGACGAACGCCGTTGCATGCTGCTGCCTACATAGGAGATGTTGCAATCCTCGAGCTCCTAATACTGTCAG GTGCTAACGTTAACGCGAAGGACACTGTTTGGCTCACCCCGTTACACCGCGCTGCGGCTTCTCGTAACGAG AAGGCACTTCACCTCCTCCTGAAGCACTCGGCAGACGTCAATGCCCGCGACAAGTATTGGCAAACGCCTCTGCACGTCGCCGCTGCCAACCGGGCCACCAAGTGCGTGGAGGCCATCATCCCCCTGCTGAGCACTGTCAATGTCGCGGACCGCACGGGCCGCACGGCGCTGCACCACGCCGTGCACAGCGGCCACCTCGAG ATGGTGAACCTGCTGTTGAACAAAGGGGCCAGCCTGAGTACTTGCGACAAGAAGGACCGCCAGCCCATCCACTGGGCAGCTTTCCTAG GGCATTTGGAGGTTCTGAAGCTGCTGGTGGCCCGAGGAGCCGATGTGATGTGTAAGGACAAGAAGGGCTACACCCTGCTGCACACCGCGGCGGCCAGCGGCCAGATCGAAGTCGTGCGTCACCTGCTGAGGCTGGGAGTCGAG ATCGATGAACCAAATTCCTTCGGTAACACTGCACTTCACATTGCCTGTTACATGGGCCAAGATGCCGTGGCCAACGAGCTGGTCAATTACGGCGCCAACGTCAATCAGCCTAACGAGAAGGGCTTCACCCCTCTGCACTTTGCTGCCGTCTCTACCAATGGGGCCCTGTGTCTAGAGCTCCTCGTCAACAATGGGGCCGATGTCAACTTTCAG agTAAGGAAGGGAAGAGCCCTTTGCACATGGCTGCCATTCACGGACGGTTCACGCGTTCGCAGATCCTCATTCAGAATG gcAGCGAGATTGACTGTGCGGACAAATACGGCAATACCCCCCTCCATGTTGCTGCTAGATATGGCCACGAGCTGCTAATTAGTACTTTGATGACGAATGGTGCTGACACTGCAAG GCGTGGGATCCACGACATGTTCCCTCTGCACTTAGCTGTTCTCTTTGGATTTTCAGACTGTTGCCGTAAGCTACTTTCCTCAG gTCAGTTGTACAGTATCGTCTCCTCGCTGAGCAATGAGCACGTGCTGTCTGCAGGCTTCGATATCAACACGCCTGACAACCTCGGGAGGACTTGCCTCCACGCTGCTGCTTCTGGAGG GAACGTTGAATGTCTTAATTTGCTGTTGAGCAGCGGTGCTGACTTGAGGAGGAGAGATAAATTCGGAAG aactCCACTGCACTACGCGGCTGCCAACGGCAGCTATCAGTGTACGGTGACGCTGGTCACGGCAGGAGCCAGTATTAACGAGGCTGACTGTAAAGGCTGTACCGCCTTACACTATGCTGCTGCTTCGGATACGTACAGGAG AGCAGAGACTCATTCAGGAAACAGCCATGACACTGATGAGGAGCCACTGAAGGAGTCCAGGCTGAAGGAGGCATTCTT TTGTTTAGAGTTCTTGCTGGATAATGGTGCTGACCCATCCCTCCGGGACAAGCAGGGATATACCGCTGTCCACTATGCAGCTGCGTACGGCAACAGGCAGAACCTTGAACTG CTCCTGGAAATGTCTTTTAACTGCCTGGAGGACGTGGAAAGCACCATTCCAGTCAGCCCTTTGCACTTAGCT GCCTATAATGGTCACTGTGAAGCCCTAAAGACACTTGCCGAAACCCTCGTGAACCTCGACGTGCGGGACCACAAGGGGCGGACGGCGCTGTACCTCGCCACGGAGAGAGGCTCCACGGAGTGCGTGGAGGTGCTCACCAGCCACGGTGCGTCCGCCCtggtgaaggagaggaagaggaagtgGACCCCTCTCCATGCTGCAG CTGCCAACGGGAACACCGATTCCCTGCACCTCCTGATAGACAGCGGGGAGCGGGCAGACATCACCGACGTCATGGACATCCACGGCCA AACCCCACTGATGCTGGCGATCATGAATGGCCACGTTGACTGTGTCCACCTCCTGCTGGAGAAGGGATCCACAGCCGACGCAGCGGACAAGAGGGGAAGGACCGCCCTGCACCGAGGG GCTGTGACGGGCTGTGAGGACTGCCTGGCTGCCCTGCTGGACCACGATGCCTTCGTTCTGTGTCGGGATTTCAAAGGCCGGACCCCGATCCACTTTGCGTCGGCGTGCGGGCACTTAGAAATCCTGAGgaccctgctgcaggcagccctcTCTACTGACCCTCTGGACTCTGTGGTGGACTACAGCGGTTACTCACCGATGCACTGGGCTTCATACAGTG gacatgaAGATTGTCTTGAATTGTTACTTGAACACAATCCGTTTGCGTACCTAGAAGGAAACCCCTTTACTCCATTGCACTGTGCAGT AATTAACAACCAGGACGGCACTGCTGAAATGCTGGTGGAAGCATTAGGTGCCAAGATTGTTAATAGCAGAGATGCCAAAGGAAG gacaccCCTTCACGCTGCTGCCTTTGCAGACAACATCCATGGTTTACAGCTGCTTCTGCGCCACCAAGCCGAGGTGGACACGACTGACAAGCTGGGGAGGACTCCTCTCATGATGGCTTCTGAGAACGGGCACACCGCAGCAGTCG AGTTCCTGCTGTACCAAGCAAAAGCAAATATAACTGTGCTGGATGTCAACAAGAACACAGCTCTTCACCTGGCCTGCAGCAAG GGCCATGAAAAGTGTGCCTTGTTGATCCTGGGGGAAACCCAAGACCTTGGCCTTATCAATGCAAGTAACAGTGCTCTGCAAAT gcCGCTCCACATCGCAGCTCGGAACGGGCTGGCCTCCGTCGTCCAGGCCCTGCTCAGCAGAGGTGCCACCGTGCTGGCTGTGGATGAAGAAG GTCATACCCCAGCCTTGGCATGCGCCCCCAACAAGGACGTTGCCGACTGCCTGGCACTTATCCTCTCCACCATGAAGCCTTTCCCACCTAAAGACGCCATCAGCTCTTTCAGCTTCAACCTCCTCAAGAACTGCGGCATCGCAGCCAAAACGGCCGCCTGCGGGGCCCTGCCCAACGGCGGCGCCTGCCCCTACAGCAAGGACCGGCACAACGCCATCGGCTTGGACGGCTGTTACTCGGAGTAG